From Candidatus Nucleicultrix amoebiphila FS5, a single genomic window includes:
- a CDS encoding transglycosylase domain-containing protein yields the protein MNEKRIEPSLIGENRQRFRSAGKESIRQKKHKKTKREGLFFRLIKWMLILVIWGTVAAGSLIVWYGYDLPDIHKLQATVRQPGITLLARDGSLIATYGELYGTQIKLEELPAHTTQALLATEDRRFYEHFGVDIFGVMRAIWNNYRRGGVVQGGSTITQQLAKNFLLSEKLFSPQDRSLRRKVQELLLAFWLESNLTKDQILSIYLNRVYFGAGTYGLEAASQKYFGKSASDLSLYESAILAGLLKAPSKYSPLTHPEAAEGRARVVLENMVKVGFISEQEAKFQRILLKNPSSNANVIHKARYFADWIMETLHDFVGDVQQDLIIKTTLDLKLQNLADESYHALLDKEGQAHRVSQGAMIAMTPEGGVRALIGGRDYQKSQFNRATQARRQPGSAFKLFLFLAALEKGYDLQTIVSDLPVQVGKWRPKNDDHWQSKGDITFEEAFAESVNTSAVRIISDIGYKPVIEVASRLGLLGVQPKNLTLALGTGEASLLEMTAAYASVMNHGFGVWPYGILEVKTPEGVVLYQRRNQGASRVIDKENVVKLLYMLQKVMEYGTGKRSILNRPCAGKTGTTQNYNDGWFIGFTPDLVTGVWMGNDDNVLMKKVPGGGLPAQLWKKFMETAHSGLPIKNFPDF from the coding sequence ATGAATGAGAAGCGCATTGAACCAAGCTTAATAGGTGAAAATCGGCAAAGATTTAGGTCTGCTGGTAAAGAATCTATTCGCCAGAAAAAGCATAAAAAAACAAAACGTGAAGGTTTGTTTTTTAGACTAATCAAATGGATGCTGATTCTGGTTATTTGGGGAACCGTTGCTGCTGGAAGTCTTATTGTTTGGTATGGGTATGACCTGCCAGATATTCACAAACTTCAAGCTACGGTACGTCAGCCTGGAATAACTCTTTTGGCAAGAGATGGCTCACTGATTGCAACCTATGGAGAGCTTTATGGAACACAGATAAAACTTGAAGAGTTGCCTGCTCATACAACCCAGGCTTTATTAGCAACTGAAGATAGGCGTTTTTATGAACATTTTGGTGTTGATATCTTTGGTGTAATGCGGGCGATTTGGAATAACTATCGCCGGGGAGGGGTTGTACAAGGAGGGAGTACAATTACTCAGCAACTTGCTAAAAATTTCCTTTTGTCTGAAAAGTTGTTTTCGCCGCAAGATCGTAGTCTTCGCCGCAAGGTGCAAGAGCTATTACTTGCTTTTTGGTTGGAGTCAAATTTAACCAAAGATCAAATTTTATCAATTTATCTTAACCGCGTTTATTTCGGTGCAGGAACTTATGGCCTTGAGGCTGCTTCACAAAAATATTTTGGTAAGTCTGCGAGTGATTTATCTCTCTATGAATCTGCTATTTTAGCAGGTCTTCTTAAGGCACCCTCAAAATATTCTCCTTTAACCCATCCAGAAGCTGCTGAAGGCAGAGCTAGAGTTGTCCTTGAGAACATGGTGAAAGTTGGGTTCATTTCTGAGCAAGAGGCCAAATTTCAGCGCATTCTTTTAAAGAATCCTTCCTCCAATGCTAATGTAATTCATAAAGCGCGTTACTTTGCAGATTGGATCATGGAAACCCTCCATGATTTTGTTGGAGACGTTCAACAAGATTTAATTATTAAAACAACTCTGGATCTAAAATTGCAGAATTTAGCTGATGAATCCTATCACGCTCTGTTGGATAAAGAAGGTCAAGCCCATCGTGTTTCTCAAGGGGCCATGATTGCTATGACGCCAGAGGGAGGAGTGCGTGCACTTATTGGTGGACGAGATTATCAAAAGAGTCAGTTTAATCGTGCTACTCAGGCCCGCCGACAGCCAGGTTCAGCTTTTAAATTGTTTTTATTTTTAGCGGCTCTTGAAAAAGGGTATGACCTCCAGACGATTGTTAGTGACTTGCCAGTTCAAGTAGGGAAGTGGCGTCCAAAAAATGATGATCATTGGCAAAGTAAGGGGGATATTACTTTTGAAGAGGCATTTGCTGAATCAGTCAATACTTCTGCTGTGCGTATTATAAGCGACATAGGATATAAACCGGTTATTGAAGTTGCTAGTCGTCTTGGTCTTTTAGGCGTGCAGCCCAAGAATCTTACACTTGCGTTAGGAACCGGTGAAGCAAGCTTGCTTGAAATGACTGCTGCTTATGCTTCAGTGATGAACCACGGCTTTGGAGTCTGGCCATATGGGATTCTTGAAGTTAAGACTCCTGAAGGTGTGGTGCTTTATCAACGTCGGAATCAAGGGGCGAGTCGAGTGATTGACAAGGAAAACGTTGTTAAGCTTTTGTATATGCTTCAAAAAGTGATGGAATATGGAACAGGCAAACGTTCGATTCTTAATCGTCCTTGTGCAGGAAAAACAGGAACAACTCAAAATTATAATGATGGCTGGTTTATAGGCTTTACTCCAGATCTTGTGACAGGGGTATGGATGGGGAATGATGATAACGTTCTCATGAAAAAAGTCCCAGGGGGTGGATTACCAGCGCAATTGTGGAAAAAATTTATGGAAACGGCTCACAGCGGATTGCCCATCAAAAATTTTCCGGATTTTTAG
- the pip gene encoding prolyl aminopeptidase has translation MSETMYELFPAIEPYDSGYLSVDELHQIYWEQCGNPQGVPIVFIHGGPGAGSSPGSRRFFDPKFYRIIVFDQRGAGRSRPFGEMRQNTTPLLVEDMEKLRDLLGIDQWILFGGSWGTTLGLAYAETYPQRCLGLILRGIFLCRPSEIEWFLYGTRTIYPEVWQRFADYIPKEERHDLLKAYHARVLHPDPLISIPACKEYFRFEMSMAYLTFSEESIAKIMEDEIAAIGLAKTEAHYFSHDTFLEENQLIKNAFNLKSIPGIIVHGRYDIVCPIISAYELHQVWPEAEFIIVPTGGHAGFDPAIMRELLKATEKFKTILR, from the coding sequence ATGAGTGAAACCATGTATGAATTATTTCCTGCCATTGAACCATATGACTCAGGCTATTTATCTGTTGATGAATTGCATCAAATTTATTGGGAACAGTGTGGGAATCCTCAAGGAGTACCTATCGTTTTTATTCATGGTGGTCCAGGTGCAGGGTCATCACCGGGCAGTCGCCGATTCTTTGACCCCAAATTCTATCGTATTATTGTTTTTGATCAAAGAGGTGCAGGACGTTCAAGACCATTTGGTGAAATGCGTCAAAATACAACGCCTCTTTTAGTCGAAGATATGGAAAAGCTTCGTGATCTATTAGGTATTGATCAATGGATTTTATTTGGTGGTTCTTGGGGAACAACTTTGGGATTGGCTTATGCAGAGACCTATCCTCAGCGTTGTCTTGGTCTTATTTTGCGAGGAATTTTTCTTTGTCGTCCAAGTGAAATTGAGTGGTTTCTTTATGGAACGCGTACGATTTATCCAGAGGTATGGCAAAGGTTTGCTGATTATATCCCAAAAGAAGAGCGTCATGACTTGCTAAAGGCCTATCACGCACGTGTTTTACACCCCGATCCTCTTATTTCTATCCCCGCATGCAAAGAATATTTTCGTTTTGAAATGAGTATGGCTTATCTGACTTTCAGCGAAGAAAGTATTGCGAAAATTATGGAGGATGAAATAGCGGCTATCGGTCTTGCTAAGACAGAAGCACATTACTTTAGTCATGATACATTTCTCGAAGAAAATCAGCTCATTAAAAATGCATTTAATTTAAAGTCTATTCCTGGAATAATCGTGCACGGACGCTATGATATTGTTTGCCCCATTATTTCTGCTTATGAGTTACATCAAGTCTGGCCTGAAGCAGAGTTCATCATTGTCCCAACAGGAGGGCATGCAGGATTTGATCCTGCTATTATGCGTGAACTTTTGAAAGCCACGGAAAAATTTAAGACAATCCTTAGGTAA
- the sppA gene encoding signal peptide peptidase SppA, which produces MKKWFGRLFRFFEKLSVIIISIVVLSFFAIQFIQPRTASITDKSVLYIKLDRPIFEHMDDNFLYSLMYDHRHLTFGEIIEALKQGESDARIKGLVLEIQANVLGIAQVQELRQALQKFREANKFVLAYSDTFGELSSGTLTYYLAAVADEIWVQPQGFVNITGFAIEMPFLRKLLDEWQINPQIGHREQYKNAMDFLTESALSPANEEAWKTVLDSLMNQFVRDVAIDRDLQEEQIRTLVNDAPFVKTQDALDSELIDHIGYYDEVIHKAKELAESSHSLIPLKDYWHSLPQKKPSDDIIALIYGVGAISRSKLEYNPLTQSQNMVGSEIAKAFEKAFEHPNVKAIVFRVDSPGGSANASETILRQVRRAKEKNIPVIISMGNAAASGGYWISAYANKIVAEPGTITGSIGVFGGKVATEKFWNKLNINWGSIVAGKNADMWSSVRPFNEIQWTKLQDWLDYTYNSFINIVAEGRNLSVDHVKEIAKGRIWTGEEAKKFGLVDELGGLDKAIVLAKLEAKIPLTEKIETIHFPKAKSNFEKLIQFLHGDEGSIEIMMQPLRLLAQDLKSAFGLRPAEEALSITNTYKRIK; this is translated from the coding sequence ATGAAAAAGTGGTTTGGGCGACTGTTTAGGTTTTTTGAAAAATTAAGCGTAATCATTATTTCTATTGTTGTGCTTAGTTTTTTCGCAATACAGTTTATACAACCACGTACCGCTTCAATCACAGATAAATCTGTTCTCTATATAAAGTTAGATCGTCCTATCTTTGAACATATGGATGATAATTTCCTTTACAGCCTTATGTATGATCATCGTCATTTAACTTTTGGAGAAATTATTGAAGCGTTAAAACAAGGTGAATCTGATGCTCGTATCAAAGGGCTTGTTCTTGAGATTCAAGCAAATGTCTTAGGCATCGCCCAAGTACAAGAATTGCGTCAAGCCTTGCAAAAGTTCCGAGAAGCAAACAAATTTGTTCTCGCTTATTCAGATACTTTTGGAGAACTTTCCTCGGGCACCCTTACCTATTATCTAGCCGCAGTTGCAGATGAAATTTGGGTGCAACCTCAAGGGTTCGTCAATATTACAGGATTTGCCATCGAAATGCCTTTTTTAAGAAAGCTTTTGGATGAGTGGCAAATCAATCCTCAAATTGGCCATCGAGAACAATATAAAAATGCTATGGATTTCCTAACTGAGAGTGCTCTCTCTCCAGCCAATGAAGAAGCATGGAAAACCGTGTTAGATTCTTTAATGAATCAATTCGTTAGGGATGTTGCTATTGATCGAGACCTACAAGAAGAACAAATTAGAACCTTAGTCAACGACGCTCCTTTTGTAAAAACTCAAGACGCTCTCGATTCAGAGCTTATAGATCATATTGGATATTATGATGAAGTCATTCATAAAGCCAAAGAACTGGCTGAAAGCTCTCATTCTTTGATTCCATTGAAGGATTACTGGCACTCACTTCCACAAAAGAAACCTTCAGATGATATTATTGCGCTTATTTATGGTGTAGGTGCGATTTCAAGATCAAAATTAGAGTATAATCCTCTTACTCAAAGTCAAAATATGGTCGGTTCAGAAATTGCTAAAGCTTTTGAAAAGGCTTTTGAGCATCCCAATGTAAAAGCCATTGTCTTTCGCGTTGATAGTCCAGGTGGGTCAGCGAATGCATCTGAGACTATTCTCCGTCAAGTACGCCGTGCAAAAGAAAAAAATATACCTGTTATTATTTCCATGGGAAATGCAGCTGCTTCTGGAGGTTATTGGATTAGCGCTTATGCAAATAAAATCGTTGCTGAGCCAGGAACAATCACTGGCTCCATAGGTGTTTTTGGAGGAAAAGTTGCGACTGAAAAATTCTGGAATAAGCTTAATATTAACTGGGGCAGTATTGTCGCAGGCAAAAACGCCGATATGTGGAGTTCTGTGCGTCCATTCAATGAAATACAATGGACCAAATTGCAAGATTGGTTAGATTATACTTATAACTCCTTTATCAATATTGTAGCAGAAGGACGTAATCTCTCTGTAGATCACGTAAAGGAAATTGCCAAGGGTCGTATTTGGACTGGTGAAGAAGCTAAAAAATTTGGTTTGGTAGACGAGTTAGGCGGCCTAGACAAAGCAATCGTTCTTGCAAAACTTGAAGCAAAAATTCCCCTTACTGAAAAGATTGAAACTATTCATTTTCCAAAGGCTAAATCAAACTTTGAAAAGCTAATTCAGTTCCTTCACGGTGACGAAGGAAGCATTGAAATTATGATGCAACCCTTGCGATTATTGGCTCAGGATTTGAAGTCTGCTTTTGGGTTAAGACCTGCTGAAGAGGCTCTCAGCATTACAAATACTTATAAACGGATAAAATAG
- the fabI gene encoding enoyl-ACP reductase FabI, whose protein sequence is MNQLLMTGKKGLIMGVANNRSIAWAISQQLHAHGAQLAFTFQGEALQKRVTPLAESINSKIILPCDVTVDSDIESVFQTLEKEWGQIDFVLHAIGYSDREELKGKYVNTSRKNFLNSMDISCYSFTAICQHAARLMPQGGSLLTMSYYGAEKVMPHYNVMGVAKAALESSVRYLAMDLGKQNIRVNGMSAGPIKTLAASGIGDFHYILKWNQYNAPLRRNVTLEEVGKSGLYLLSDLSSGVTGEIHHVDCGYHVVGMKAADAPDISVQEKNQE, encoded by the coding sequence ATGAATCAACTGCTAATGACCGGAAAAAAAGGCTTAATCATGGGTGTGGCTAACAACCGTTCCATAGCCTGGGCAATTTCTCAACAGCTCCATGCCCATGGCGCTCAATTAGCATTTACTTTCCAAGGCGAAGCTTTACAAAAGCGCGTTACTCCTTTGGCTGAATCAATTAATTCTAAAATTATTTTGCCTTGCGATGTGACAGTGGATAGCGACATTGAATCCGTTTTTCAAACTCTTGAAAAAGAATGGGGACAGATTGATTTCGTTTTGCACGCTATTGGTTATTCCGATCGTGAAGAACTAAAAGGAAAATATGTGAATACGTCACGTAAGAATTTTTTAAACAGCATGGATATTTCATGTTATTCATTTACTGCTATCTGTCAACATGCGGCCCGTTTAATGCCCCAAGGAGGCAGTTTGTTAACGATGAGTTATTATGGTGCTGAAAAAGTAATGCCACACTACAATGTTATGGGCGTTGCCAAAGCTGCTCTTGAAAGCAGCGTACGCTATTTAGCGATGGATTTAGGTAAGCAGAATATTCGTGTTAATGGCATGTCAGCTGGCCCTATTAAAACTCTCGCAGCTTCTGGAATTGGCGATTTTCATTATATTTTAAAGTGGAACCAATACAATGCACCGCTTAGACGTAATGTAACTTTAGAAGAAGTTGGTAAATCAGGCCTTTATCTTTTAAGCGATCTTTCTTCAGGGGTAACTGGTGAAATCCATCATGTAGATTGTGGATATCACGTCGTTGGGATGAAAGCTGCGGATGCTCCTGATATTTCTGTTCAGGAAAAAAACCAAGAATAA
- the pgeF gene encoding peptidoglycan editing factor PgeF yields MNQELKIFLSPLFSPFTQIKHGFFSRKGGVSQGMYESLNVCYDKGDKKYHVSENRNLIERHFSASNPPILLIPQQEHTEKVLILEEPFISPPVVDGLVTQKKGLLIGVQTADCVPLLMVDPKKQIIAAVHAGWKGTLKGIPQKAVKKMMALGADIKDIYASIGPCISQESYEVGEEVFKAFTSKDHSFKDHFKQSGRANHYLFDLPGVVYMSLKKEGVEFIHNTHLNTYTDETHFFSCRRSTHRGESVFGTCVSSIMIC; encoded by the coding sequence ATGAATCAAGAATTAAAAATATTTTTGTCCCCTCTTTTCTCTCCATTCACGCAAATCAAACATGGCTTTTTTTCAAGAAAAGGGGGCGTTAGTCAAGGCATGTATGAATCACTTAACGTATGTTATGATAAAGGGGATAAAAAATATCATGTCTCGGAAAATCGAAATCTTATAGAGCGTCATTTTAGCGCTTCCAATCCTCCTATTCTTTTAATTCCTCAACAAGAACATACAGAGAAAGTTTTGATCCTTGAAGAGCCGTTCATTTCTCCTCCAGTGGTTGATGGGCTTGTGACACAAAAAAAAGGTCTACTGATTGGTGTCCAAACAGCAGACTGTGTTCCTCTCTTAATGGTTGATCCAAAAAAACAAATAATTGCAGCGGTACATGCTGGATGGAAAGGTACTCTTAAAGGAATTCCTCAGAAAGCTGTCAAAAAAATGATGGCATTAGGAGCCGACATAAAGGATATTTATGCATCCATTGGCCCCTGCATTTCTCAAGAATCTTATGAAGTCGGAGAAGAAGTATTTAAAGCCTTTACCTCTAAGGATCATTCATTTAAAGATCATTTCAAACAAAGTGGACGAGCTAATCACTATCTTTTTGACCTACCAGGCGTGGTTTATATGAGTCTAAAAAAAGAAGGGGTTGAATTTATCCACAACACACACTTAAATACCTACACTGATGAAACACATTTTTTTAGCTGTAGGCGCTCTACTCATCGAGGAGAAAGCGTCTTTGGCACATGTGTTTCATCCATAATGATATGTTAG
- a CDS encoding class I SAM-dependent methyltransferase: MSLNVQQKTKPFKKLLIDLIHRNGPISLENFMELCLTSKEGGYYLHQHPIGSESDFLTAPEISQMFGEIIGLWFVDQWEQLGCPSSFTFLELGPGKGTLLHDILRSARIRPSFLDAIQIHLVEISPYFRDLQGKILQDFRINWHNSLDEALQNLPHQPVFLLANEFFDALPIQQFIKKEDGWHERLVDFNSHSQTFCFVDGPLNKTITVDASVGSVLESSPQTLKAIRDIAQALKKLGGVGIIIDYGYEEPYFGETIQAIANHKHQEVLENPGEHDLSAHVNFHELKEIFRDYPKFKIEISTQRNFLLRHGIVERTKILMKQKAKHTEEALHRLVGLSEMGGLFKVLTLTPA; this comes from the coding sequence ATGTCTTTAAACGTCCAGCAAAAAACTAAACCTTTCAAGAAGCTTTTAATAGATCTGATCCACAGAAATGGACCAATTTCTCTTGAGAACTTTATGGAGCTTTGTTTAACTTCGAAGGAAGGTGGATATTATCTTCATCAACACCCTATCGGTTCAGAGAGCGATTTTCTAACTGCACCTGAAATCAGCCAGATGTTTGGAGAGATAATTGGACTTTGGTTTGTTGATCAATGGGAACAATTAGGCTGTCCCTCATCTTTTACCTTTTTAGAGTTAGGCCCTGGTAAAGGAACACTCTTGCATGATATTTTAAGATCAGCGCGTATAAGACCCTCTTTTTTAGATGCTATCCAGATCCACTTAGTTGAAATCAGCCCATACTTCCGAGATCTACAAGGAAAGATTTTGCAGGATTTTCGAATAAACTGGCATAATTCACTAGATGAAGCGCTTCAGAATCTCCCTCATCAACCGGTTTTCTTGCTTGCCAATGAGTTTTTTGATGCCCTACCAATTCAACAATTTATAAAAAAAGAAGATGGTTGGCATGAACGACTTGTAGATTTTAACTCACACAGTCAAACTTTTTGTTTTGTTGATGGTCCTTTGAACAAGACCATAACTGTAGATGCATCTGTAGGATCTGTATTGGAATCTTCACCACAAACACTCAAAGCTATTAGAGATATAGCACAGGCTCTCAAAAAATTAGGAGGAGTTGGAATCATAATCGATTATGGATACGAGGAACCTTATTTTGGTGAAACTATTCAAGCCATAGCCAACCATAAACACCAAGAAGTTTTGGAAAATCCAGGAGAACATGATCTGAGTGCACACGTAAATTTTCATGAACTTAAAGAAATTTTTCGGGATTATCCAAAGTTTAAAATTGAAATTTCAACCCAACGTAATTTCCTGCTCAGACATGGCATTGTAGAACGCACAAAAATTTTAATGAAACAAAAGGCCAAACACACTGAAGAAGCTCTCCATCGTCTTGTAGGGCTTTCTGAAATGGGGGGCCTATTTAAAGTTCTCACCCTTACCCCTGCATAA
- the lgt gene encoding prolipoprotein diacylglyceryl transferase produces MFVIPYLALNPIAIHLGPLKIHWYGIAYAMGILIGWQYCQFLIKKRRFAIDKHHLDAFIPWATLGIIAGGRLGQVLFYNPSYYFSHPLEIFAIWHPGMSFHGGFLGVIIALFWYCKKHKIPGFVFTDLIAAGVPFGLFFGRIANYINAELVGRPSDVPWATIFPGAGPLARHPSQIYEALLEGILLWSVLAWITFKTDYTKKRPGVILGTFMIIYGLSRILAECFREPDANIGFLIGGTTWGQWLSLPLVIAGVLYLVYVFKRPAKN; encoded by the coding sequence ATGTTTGTAATCCCCTATCTGGCTTTAAATCCTATTGCTATTCATCTTGGCCCCCTTAAAATTCATTGGTATGGGATTGCTTATGCCATGGGTATTCTCATTGGTTGGCAGTATTGTCAGTTTCTAATTAAAAAAAGACGCTTTGCTATAGACAAACATCATCTTGATGCATTTATCCCATGGGCAACTCTGGGCATTATTGCAGGTGGACGCCTCGGACAAGTCTTGTTTTACAATCCTAGTTATTATTTTAGCCATCCTTTAGAAATATTTGCGATTTGGCATCCAGGGATGTCTTTTCATGGAGGCTTTTTAGGAGTGATTATTGCTCTCTTTTGGTACTGTAAAAAGCATAAAATCCCAGGTTTTGTTTTCACAGACCTCATTGCAGCTGGCGTACCCTTTGGCCTCTTTTTTGGCCGTATTGCAAACTATATTAATGCTGAGCTGGTGGGAAGACCAAGTGATGTACCGTGGGCAACCATTTTTCCAGGAGCCGGTCCTCTTGCAAGACATCCAAGTCAAATTTATGAAGCACTTCTTGAAGGCATATTATTATGGAGTGTGTTAGCGTGGATTACATTTAAAACCGACTATACTAAAAAACGACCTGGTGTCATTCTTGGGACCTTTATGATTATATATGGTCTCTCTCGTATTTTAGCTGAGTGTTTCCGTGAACCTGATGCAAATATCGGTTTTCTAATAGGAGGAACAACTTGGGGACAATGGTTAAGCTTACCTCTCGTCATTGCTGGAGTATTGTATCTTGTCTATGTCTTTAAACGTCCAGCAAAAAACTAA
- the rfaD gene encoding ADP-glyceromanno-heptose 6-epimerase gives MIIVTGGAGFIGSNLVAALDHSQKHPIIVCDVLGQDEKWQNLKRHNIADLIPPQELFVFLEKNVRSVKAVFHMGAISTTTERDADLIMTNNFKLSMQLLEWCSQNAKRLIYASSAATYGDGNQGFEDHVSSEALANLVPLNAYAWSKHLFDRRLISMHDHSVKLPPQWVGLKFFNVYGPNEYHKGSQKSVVNHLYHTIQKGESAKLFKSYKPEYPDGGQQRDFVWIDDCINVMLWLLEKPEVSGIFNVGSGRARSFDDLARAVFTALDKTPQITYVDMPEGLAEKYQYFTEASTSKLKSAGYQKPFTSLEEGVKQYVQGFLMQHDPYR, from the coding sequence ATGATCATCGTCACCGGAGGTGCTGGGTTTATTGGCTCAAATTTAGTTGCCGCTCTGGATCACAGCCAAAAACATCCTATTATTGTCTGTGATGTCTTAGGACAAGATGAAAAGTGGCAAAACCTTAAGCGCCATAATATTGCGGATCTCATCCCTCCCCAAGAATTGTTCGTTTTTCTTGAAAAAAATGTCAGATCGGTGAAAGCCGTTTTTCATATGGGAGCTATCTCCACAACAACGGAACGCGATGCAGACCTCATTATGACCAACAATTTCAAGCTTTCTATGCAGCTTTTAGAATGGTGCTCGCAAAACGCCAAACGTCTTATTTATGCTTCATCTGCAGCAACTTATGGGGATGGAAACCAAGGCTTTGAAGATCATGTCTCATCCGAAGCTTTAGCGAACCTCGTCCCTCTTAATGCTTATGCATGGAGCAAACATCTCTTTGATCGACGCCTCATCTCTATGCATGATCACTCAGTGAAACTTCCTCCTCAATGGGTTGGTTTAAAGTTTTTTAATGTATACGGTCCCAATGAATATCATAAAGGCAGTCAGAAAAGTGTCGTTAACCACCTTTATCATACAATTCAAAAAGGCGAGTCTGCCAAACTCTTTAAATCTTATAAACCTGAATATCCAGATGGCGGTCAGCAAAGAGATTTCGTATGGATTGATGATTGTATCAACGTCATGCTTTGGCTCTTGGAAAAACCAGAAGTAAGCGGTATTTTTAATGTGGGATCCGGTAGAGCAAGAAGTTTTGATGATCTTGCTCGCGCAGTATTCACAGCACTCGATAAGACCCCGCAAATAACCTATGTAGATATGCCAGAAGGACTCGCAGAAAAATACCAATATTTTACAGAAGCTTCTACGAGTAAACTAAAGAGCGCTGGTTATCAGAAGCCTTTTACTTCATTAGAAGAAGGTGTAAAACAATACGTTCAAGGTTTCCTTATGCAACATGATCCGTATCGATAA
- a CDS encoding type III secretion system chaperone family protein, whose amino-acid sequence MPKDVRSVRDYRFLANPIDVIEEMIVSQEWPYHRPDSEAIIIEIPGRWGDYRMEFVWQQEVGLLQITCVFDIPLNSKNQATLYELLNGVNGQTIIGHFERSSEENTLNFRYSVFFGDARLINGEQMEEIVELVFDESERFYPVFQMTLLEGKSQKEALSIALLETVGEA is encoded by the coding sequence TTGCCAAAGGATGTACGTTCAGTGCGTGACTATCGTTTTCTCGCCAATCCTATTGATGTCATTGAAGAAATGATTGTTTCACAAGAATGGCCTTACCATAGGCCTGATTCTGAAGCTATTATTATTGAGATTCCAGGGCGCTGGGGAGACTATCGCATGGAATTTGTATGGCAGCAGGAAGTAGGGCTCCTTCAGATAACTTGCGTATTTGATATTCCTCTCAATAGCAAAAATCAGGCTACACTTTATGAACTCTTAAACGGAGTTAATGGGCAGACAATTATTGGTCATTTTGAACGCTCAAGCGAGGAAAATACTTTGAATTTCCGTTATTCCGTCTTCTTTGGTGATGCACGATTAATAAATGGCGAGCAAATGGAAGAGATTGTCGAATTGGTTTTTGATGAGTCCGAGCGTTTTTATCCAGTTTTTCAGATGACTTTGCTTGAGGGTAAATCTCAAAAAGAAGCTCTTTCAATTGCGCTTTTAGAGACGGTCGGGGAGGCATAA
- the proC gene encoding pyrroline-5-carboxylate reductase, which translates to MTPQRLLLVGCGNMGYAMLQGWMKHSSSFSSITVVTPHSSSLKEFQNHHQISWFSSPEHLKSNFDVIVFAVKPYQLSDVLPHYRQYVDSKTIVISIAAGKTLEFYRSYFAPQTLFVRAMPNTPSIVSKGIILLISSIKLQGNSGNQVQEIMEVLGKIFWLEDEELFDKAASLSSCGPGYVFHLVECFEKAAIELGLEQEIAQKLSRELFVGCGAYLENTAESAQKLRDQVTSPKGMTEAALKVLMGSNFQEIINKTLRAAYERAKEIRKEG; encoded by the coding sequence TTGACACCTCAGCGCCTCCTTTTAGTGGGATGTGGCAATATGGGGTACGCTATGCTTCAAGGATGGATGAAGCATTCCAGTTCTTTTTCTTCCATCACTGTTGTGACACCGCATTCTTCATCTTTAAAAGAGTTCCAAAATCATCATCAAATTTCTTGGTTCTCTTCTCCTGAACACTTAAAATCTAATTTTGATGTGATTGTTTTTGCTGTTAAACCTTATCAATTAAGCGATGTTCTACCTCATTATCGACAATATGTAGACAGTAAAACAATTGTGATCTCTATCGCAGCCGGTAAAACTTTAGAGTTTTATAGGTCTTATTTTGCACCTCAAACTCTCTTTGTGCGCGCGATGCCTAATACCCCATCAATAGTTTCTAAGGGTATTATTTTGCTTATTTCATCGATAAAACTCCAAGGTAATTCTGGCAACCAAGTGCAAGAAATCATGGAAGTTCTTGGGAAAATATTTTGGCTGGAAGATGAAGAGCTTTTTGACAAAGCAGCTTCTTTAAGTTCTTGTGGTCCTGGATATGTTTTTCACTTGGTGGAGTGTTTTGAAAAGGCAGCAATAGAACTTGGCTTAGAACAAGAAATAGCACAAAAGCTCTCACGAGAGCTATTTGTTGGGTGTGGAGCCTATTTGGAGAATACTGCTGAAAGTGCTCAAAAATTACGTGATCAAGTGACGAGCCCTAAAGGAATGACTGAAGCTGCGTTAAAGGTTCTTATGGGGAGTAATTTTCAAGAGATAATCAATAAAACTCTCAGGGCAGCGTATGAACGTGCCAAAGAAATCAGAAAAGAGGGCTAG